A region of the Polaribacter sp. L3A8 genome:
GTTTTTTGGCAATGAAACTCGCTCTAAGTTAGAAAACTTTGCGATTGCATTGAACGAATACGTTCCGAAGGACTCTATTAATAATATTGAACAAAAAAAAATAGACTCGTTAGTAACCGTTTCTAGAAAAATACTAAAACAGGCTCAAAACAAAACAACCAACCATCGTAAATATCTAAAAAGAAAACAAAACGAACTTATTAAAAACGACTTAACTATTTCTAGAAAACTACAGGAACTTTTAGGAAATCTTGAAAAAGATATTATTCTCTACACCAATAACATGAACACACAACGAGAAGAAACCCTAAACCATAGTAGAAATATTATTTTATTTGCAGCCGGCATCAGTTTTATTATCATCATCATTTTTTCTATTATTATTCTAGGTGATTTTTGGAAAACCCAACGGTATCGTATCCAATTAGAAAAAGCCAACACCACAACAAAATTACTTTTAAAAAGTAGAGAACAACTAATTTCTATGGTAAGTCATGACTTAAGAACACCATTAAGTACAATTTCTGGGTTTAGTGAACTACTTCAAAAATCGACACAAAATACCAAGGATAAAAACTACATAGACCATATTCGTAGCGCATCTAGCTATATGGGCCAATTAGTAGATGATCTTTTAGAGTTTTCGAAATTAGAAAACGGAGACATCTCTATTAAATCGATTCCTTTTAATTTTGAAAATCATGTTGATGAAATTATTCAAAATGCAAAAAGTAGCATTAAAGATAAACCAATCGATTTTGTAATTAAACAAGATGACACCATTAATAGCCTTCTTATTAGCGACCCGTTTCGTATAAAACAAATTTTGTCTAATCTAATTGTTAATGCCTGTAAATTTACAGACAAAGGAACCATAACAATTGAAAGTTTTATAAAGCAAGACGGAACTAATAGTAGCTTAGAGATTTTAGTAAGCGATACAGGAATAGGCATCAGTAAAGATCAAAAAGCAAATATTTTTAAAGCTTTTAATCAAGCTGATAACACTAGTGATAATACAATAAAAGGATTTGGATTGGGCCTAACCATCTCTAAAAAGTTAGCAGAATTATTAGGCGGCAGCTTAACCTTAAAAAGTAAATTAAACGTAGGCAGTACTTTTACTTTAAAGATACCTGTAAAACTATCAAAAAAACCATTTATCAAACTTGATAAAACAAAAACTACAACCAGCGTATTTAATTTAACCGCTGTTGTTGTTGAAGATGATTCTTCTATGCAACAATTGTTGAGCGATTTTTTAAAGCAATTTCAAATTAAAACGCACACGTTTGATAATGCACAAAATGCAATTGAGGCAATTGATAAAATACAATACGACTTTGTTTTAACAGATATTCAACTGCCTAAAATGAATGGTATCCATTTTATGGAAATCCTTAAAAAGAATCAATTTTACAAGAACCAACCTATTATTGCCATGACTGGGCGCGCAAATATTTCTAAAGAAGAATATCTGAAAAGCGGTTTTTCAGAAGTATTGATAAAACCATTTAACTCCAACAAACTTCAACATACTTTAAAACAATTTTTTAAAACTAGTTCTATAGAAATCAAAGTTAATTCTACTTCTATAAAAGAGCATAAAACTGTGGATTTTAGTATTGAATCTATGCGTGTTTTTCTAAATAACGATACTACTGCAATAAACAAAACACTCCATATTTTTTTAACAGATACAGAGCATAATTTTGAGCAATTAAAAAAAGCAAAACAACAAAAAGACATTCATTTACTAAACCAGGTAAGCCATAAAATGTTAAGTATGTTTAAACAATTAGAGGTAAATTCAATTACCCCTTACCTAGAAACATTTGAAACCACTAAAACGATTAACAACAAGTCTTTTATTGATTTTGAAGAGCTTTTAAAGAACTTTATTGCATCCTTAAAAAACTACCTTAACTAAGGTTGTATTCTTTTAGTTTATTATAAAGTGTTTTTCTTGTAATATTTAACAATTTTGCCGCTTGGGTTTTATTATTCCCTACCTCTTCTAAGGCACTTATTATCAATGATTTTTCGTTCTCTTTAGTAGAAAATTTGTTTAACGAACCCTTAACCTCTTTTACCTTTGTTAATTCGCTCGGTAAAACCTCAACATCAATAATTTCAGATTTTGTTAATAAAGTTGCTCTTTTAATAACATTAGATAGTTCTCGTAAATTACCAGGCCATTGGTAATTTTGAAAAATAGTTAACACATTCTTAGAAAAACCGATAACCGATTTGTTTAACTGCTGGTTTGCTTTATTTAAAAAAAAGTCTGCATACAAAATTAAATCATCCTTTCTATCTTTTAAATTAGGTACTTTAATAGAAAACTCATTTAACCGATGGTATAAATCCTCTCTAAAATCTCCTTTTTCAACGGCTGCAAGTAAATCTTCATTAGTTGCAGTGATTAAACGGATATCAACATTAATTTCTTTGCTGCTTCCAATAGGTTTAATTTTTCGTTCTTGCAAAGCACGTAATAATTGTATTTGGTTTTCATACGTTAAATTACCTACTTCATCTAAAAAAAGTGTTCCGCCATTTGCAGATTCAAAATGACCTATTTTATCCTCATTTGCTCCTGTAAAAGAACCTTTTTTATGTCCAAAAAACTCACTAGACGCTATTTCTCTTGGTATTGCACCACAATCTACAGCAATAAACGGTTTATTATGTCTAGGGCTTTTTAAATGAATTGTTTTTGCAACTACTTCTTTTCCAGTACCACTTTCTCCTGTTATAAGAACAGACATATTAATAGGTGCAACTAATAAAATGTATTCGTCAAGGGTTTTAGAAGAGCTACTAATCCCTTTTACAAAATCTGTAGTAAGTTTACCACTTTCTTTTTTTTCTTGAACAGCAACTACAGTGCTGGCTTTTTCTTCTAGAGCATTGCTAATAACCTCTAAAACTTCACTAGGGTTAAAAGGTTTTGATATATAATCAAAAGCCCCTTGTTTCATGGCTTGTACTGCGGTAGATACCTCTGCGTAACTTGTCATTAAAACAACAGGAACAGCATGTTTACTCTTTTTTATTTGTTTTAGCAACGTAATTCCATCACCATCAGGAAGGCGTAAATCTGTAAAAACTAAATCGTAATTTTGATTTTCTAATTGTTGTAGGGCATTTTTTATATTATAACTCACATCAACAACATACTGATGTCGTTTGAGAAATTGTTTCAACATTTCAGAAAATGCTACATCATCTTCA
Encoded here:
- a CDS encoding hybrid sensor histidine kinase/response regulator — encoded protein: MQSLKKRITFKVLIGYIILGLLATTSGFLILSEVKTFTQLQKQDISDRNTIVKTGTLIADIYKNESLARAALQFNSKTKFNEYLDENKKLVSKIDSLSLIVADNPQEFILDSIKLIIDKKLKNIIGLKNLNQNYDSDESINKAINKLSSIDSLLGKITINDFIRNPLFFGNETRSKLENFAIALNEYVPKDSINNIEQKKIDSLVTVSRKILKQAQNKTTNHRKYLKRKQNELIKNDLTISRKLQELLGNLEKDIILYTNNMNTQREETLNHSRNIILFAAGISFIIIIIFSIIILGDFWKTQRYRIQLEKANTTTKLLLKSREQLISMVSHDLRTPLSTISGFSELLQKSTQNTKDKNYIDHIRSASSYMGQLVDDLLEFSKLENGDISIKSIPFNFENHVDEIIQNAKSSIKDKPIDFVIKQDDTINSLLISDPFRIKQILSNLIVNACKFTDKGTITIESFIKQDGTNSSLEILVSDTGIGISKDQKANIFKAFNQADNTSDNTIKGFGLGLTISKKLAELLGGSLTLKSKLNVGSTFTLKIPVKLSKKPFIKLDKTKTTTSVFNLTAVVVEDDSSMQQLLSDFLKQFQIKTHTFDNAQNAIEAIDKIQYDFVLTDIQLPKMNGIHFMEILKKNQFYKNQPIIAMTGRANISKEEYLKSGFSEVLIKPFNSNKLQHTLKQFFKTSSIEIKVNSTSIKEHKTVDFSIESMRVFLNNDTTAINKTLHIFLTDTEHNFEQLKKAKQQKDIHLLNQVSHKMLSMFKQLEVNSITPYLETFETTKTINNKSFIDFEELLKNFIASLKNYLN
- a CDS encoding sigma-54-dependent transcriptional regulator translates to MKGILLVEDDVAFSEMLKQFLKRHQYVVDVSYNIKNALQQLENQNYDLVFTDLRLPDGDGITLLKQIKKSKHAVPVVLMTSYAEVSTAVQAMKQGAFDYISKPFNPSEVLEVISNALEEKASTVVAVQEKKESGKLTTDFVKGISSSSKTLDEYILLVAPINMSVLITGESGTGKEVVAKTIHLKSPRHNKPFIAVDCGAIPREIASSEFFGHKKGSFTGANEDKIGHFESANGGTLFLDEVGNLTYENQIQLLRALQERKIKPIGSSKEINVDIRLITATNEDLLAAVEKGDFREDLYHRLNEFSIKVPNLKDRKDDLILYADFFLNKANQQLNKSVIGFSKNVLTIFQNYQWPGNLRELSNVIKRATLLTKSEIIDVEVLPSELTKVKEVKGSLNKFSTKENEKSLIISALEEVGNNKTQAAKLLNITRKTLYNKLKEYNLS